One segment of Hippopotamus amphibius kiboko isolate mHipAmp2 chromosome 2, mHipAmp2.hap2, whole genome shotgun sequence DNA contains the following:
- the ZNF510 gene encoding zinc finger protein 510 isoform X4, translated as MGPIQKTLYRDVMLENYNNLVSVGKCIFKPEVIFKLEQGEEPWFLEEEFSNQNHKEDYSDDNLIKRNKKIKHLQQVTFVSNKPLPREEEEVLRKPFNLHIVPVSSSKISCKYDSWGMNLQSISQFISNSRNYSTKKTDCYNVRENLPFKIKLERTPTGEKFSECDKNQEALSYKENLPKHQECQTLKQAFEFNGIGKAFYVEVACVKHKTTPTGQQSCKDDVFRKNYDETTLFDHKRTGTGEKHSHLHRYGKSSCEKSAVKEYNKINMTVKHCECITSGNNFSRKSYFTQPQRTVTEENQLVCSDRTQTRDKHFEYHENKKSYLTKAHKVHQRTHSGVKPYKCNECGKAFCQKGHLIQHQRTHTGEKPFECNECGKTFSQKSHLNTHQRIHTAEKPYKCNDCGKTFVQKSTLRGHQRIHTGEKPYECCECGKTFVQKSTLRDHHRIHTGEKSFQCNECGKTFGQKSNLRIHQRTHSGEKTYHCKECEKSFWRKDHLIQHQKTHTGEKPFKCNECGKTFARTSTLRVHQRIHTGEKPFKCNECGKKFVRKAILCDHQRIHTGEKPFQCNKCGKTFGQKSNLRIHQRAHSGEKSHECNEYGKLHKKSTLSVYQRIQGGGKPY; from the coding sequence aagaCTACAGTGATGATAATCTAATCAAGAGGAACAAGAAAATCAAACACTTGCAGCAAGTAACATTTGTAAGTAATAAACCATTGcctagagaggaagaggaggtttTGAGAAAACCATTTAATCTGCACATAGTTCCTGTTTCTTCATCAAAAATATCCTGTAAATATGACTCATGGGGAATGAATTTGCAGAGTATTTCTCAGTTTATCAGTAATAGTAGAAACTACTcaacaaaaaaaacagattgTTATAATGTACGTGAAAATCTGCCTTTCAAAATTAAGCTTGAGAGAACTCCTACTGGAGAGAAATTTTCTGAATGTGATAAAAATCAGGAAGCCCTCAGTTATAAGGAAAATCTTCCTAAGCATCAGGAGTGTCAAACATTGAAGCAAGCTTTTGAATTTAATGGGATTGGAAAAGCCTTCTATGTTGAGGTTGCCTGTGTTAAACATAAGACTACTCCTACAGGACAGCAATCCTGTAAAGATGATGTGTTTAGGAAAAACTATGATGAGACAACTCTCTTTGACCACAAAAGAACTGGGACAGGGGAGAAACACTCTCATCTTCACCGATATGGGAAATCCTCCTGTGAGAAGTCAGCTGTCAAGGAATACAACAAAATTAACATGACTGTGaaacactgtgaatgtattaCAAGTGGGAATAATTTCAGCAGGAAGTCATACTTTACTCAGCCTCAGAGAACTGTCACAGAAGAGAATCAATTGGTATGTAGTGACAGAACACAAACTAGAGATAAACACTTTGAATACCATGAAAATAAGAAATCCTACCTGACAAAAGCCCACAAAGTACACCAGAGAACTCACTCTGGAGTAAAACCctataaatgtaatgaatgtgggaaagccttctgTCAAAAAGGACATCTCATTCAACATCAGAGaactcacacaggagagaaaccatttgaatgtaatgaatgtggaaaaaCTTTCTCCCAGAAGTCACACCTCAATacacatcagagaattcacacagcAGAGAAGCCCTATAAATGTAATGACTGTGGGAAAACATTTGTCCAGAAGTCAACCCTCAGGggacatcagagaattcacacaggagagaaaccctatgaatgttgTGAATGTGGGAAAACTTTTGTTCAAAAGTCAACCCTCAGAGATCATCATAGAATTCACACAGGGGAGAAATCCTTtcaatgtaatgaatgtgggaaaacttTTGGCCAGAAGTCAAACCTCAGAATACATCAGCGAACTCACAGTGGTGAGAAAACTTATCACtgtaaagaatgtgaaaaatcCTTCTGGCGAAAAGATCATCTCATTCAGCatcagaaaacacacacaggagagaaaccatttaaatgtaatgagtgtgggaaAACTTTTGCCCGGACATCAACCCTCAGGgttcatcagagaattcatactggggagaaaccatttaaatgtaatgaatgtgggaaaaaaTTTGTCCGGAAGGCAATCCTTTGTgatcatcagagaattcatacaggGGAGAAACCCTTTCAGTGTAATAAATGTGGGAAAACTTTTGGCCAGAAATCAAACCTTAGAATACATCAGAGAGCTCACAGTGGGGAGAAATCTCATGAATGTAATGAATATGGAAAATTGCATAAGAAGTCAACCTTAAGTGTATACCAGAGAATTCAGGGAGGGGGAAAACCATATTGA